A genome region from Trachemys scripta elegans isolate TJP31775 chromosome 2, CAS_Tse_1.0, whole genome shotgun sequence includes the following:
- the LOC117873010 gene encoding prolactin-releasing peptide receptor-like, producing MEPIGNWDRLPTNDSINEIILKNSSNSSSQFTGVQLIQSFKPLIIPCYTLVVLIGIFGNYLLLYVICRTKKMHNVTNFFIGNLAFSDMLMCATCVPFTLAYAFNPQGWIFGKFLCYFVFLMQPMTVYVSVFTLTAIAVDRYYATVHPLKKRISVTTCVYVVGGIWLLSCALVAPAIAHTYHVEFQKEGFAICEEFWMEEEKERLAYAYSTLIITYILPLSAVSLSYICITVKLKNRVVPGHPTQSQAEFDRVRKRKIFRLIVLVVAAFGICWLPIHVFNIIRDIDINLINKHYFLLIQLLCHWFAMSSSCCNPFLYAWLHDRFRSELKKMFTFKQKIIPTNNCVAVSVML from the exons ATGGAACCAATTGGGAATTGGGACAGGCTCCCGACCAATGACAGCATCAACGAGATCATCCTCAAGAACAGCTCCAATTCCAGCTCTCAGTTTACGGGAGTCCAGTTGATCCAGTCCTTCAAGCCCCTCATCATCCCCTGCTACACCCTGGTGGTGCTGATCGGCATCTTTGGCAATTATCTTCTCCTCTACGTCATCTGTAGGACCAAAAAGATGCACAATGTCACCAACTTCTTCATCGGGAACTTGGCTTTCTCAGATATGCTGATGTGTGCAACGTGTGTTCCTTTTACCCTGGCCTACGCCTTCAACCCACAGGGCTGGATCTTCGGGAAGTTCTTGTGTTACTTCGTGTTCCTGATGCAGCCTATGACAGTCTATGTGTCCGTCTTCACCCTCACAGCTATTGCTGTAGACAG GTACTATGCCACGGTGCACCCGCTGAAGAAGCGCATCTCAGTCACCACCTGTGTGTATGTGGTGGGTGGAATCTGGTTGCTGTCCTGTGCACTGGTGGCCCCTGCCATCGCCCACACGTATCACGTGGAGTTCCAGAAGGAGGGCTTTGCCATCTGCGAGGAGTTctggatggaggaggagaaggagcgcCTGGCCTATGCCTATAGCACCCTGATCATCACCTACATCCTGCCCCTCTCAGCTGTCTCCCTCTCGTACATCTGTATCACAGTCAAGCTGAAGAACCGTGTGGTGCCCGGTCACCCAACACAAAGCCAGGCAGAGTTCGACCgggtgaggaagaggaagatctTCCGCCTCATCGTGCTGGTGGTGGCTGCTTTTGGGATCTGCTGGCTCCCCATCCACGTCTTCAACATAATTCGTGACATAGACATCAATCTCATCAACAAGCACTACTTCCTGCTCATCCAGCTGCTCTGCCACTGGTTCGCCATGAGCTCCTCCTGCTGCAACCCCTTCCTCTACGCCTGGTTGCATGACCGCTTCCGCAGTGAGCTGAAGAAGATGTTCACCTTCAAGCAGAAAATCATCCCCACTAACAACTGCGTAGCTGTGAGTGTGATGCTCTGA